The Chanos chanos chromosome 16, fChaCha1.1, whole genome shotgun sequence genome has a window encoding:
- the snx12 gene encoding sorting nexin-12 isoform X1 — protein MSEATVADTRRLNAKPQDLTDAYGPPSNFLEIDVYDPQTVGVGRNRFTTYEVRMKTNLPIFKLKESCVRRRYSDFEWLKNELERDSKIVVPPLPGKALKRQLPFRGDEGIFEESFIEERRVGLEQFINRIAGHPLAQNERCLHMFLQEETIDRNYIPGKVRQ, from the exons ATGTCCGAAGCTACGGTAGCCGACACTCGTCGGTTAAACGCAAAACCTCAGGACCTCACGGATGCATACGGTCCCCCCAGTAATTTTCTTGAAATAGACGTGTACGACCCTCAGACTGTTGGAGTCGGGCGAAACCGCTTTACTACATACGAAGTGCGAATGAAG ACAAACCTCCCCATTTTCAAGCTAAAGGAGTCGTGTGTACGTAGAAGGTACAGTGACTTCGAGTGGCTGAAAAATGAACTCGAGAGAGACAGTAAG ATTGTTGTACCCCCTTTGCCTGGGAAGGCTCTGAAGAGGCAGCTACCCTTCCGTGGAGATGAAGGGATATTTGAGGAATCCTTCATCGAGGAGAGACGAGTTGGGCTTGAACAATTTATTAACAG AATCGCCGGTCATCCACTGGCCCAGAACGAACGCTGCCTTCACATGTTCCTACAGGAGGAAACCATTGACCGAAACTACATTCCTGGAAAAGTACGACAGTAG
- the snx12 gene encoding sorting nexin-12 isoform X3: protein MSEATVADTRRLNAKPQDLTDAYGPPSNFLEIDVYDPQTVGVGRNRFTTYETNLPIFKLKESCVRRRYSDFEWLKNELERDSKIVVPPLPGKALKRQLPFRGDEGIFEESFIEERRVGLEQFINRIAGHPLAQNERCLHMFLQEETIDRNYIPGKVRQ, encoded by the exons ATGTCCGAAGCTACGGTAGCCGACACTCGTCGGTTAAACGCAAAACCTCAGGACCTCACGGATGCATACGGTCCCCCCAGTAATTTTCTTGAAATAGACGTGTACGACCCTCAGACTGTTGGAGTCGGGCGAAACCGCTTTACTACATACGAA ACAAACCTCCCCATTTTCAAGCTAAAGGAGTCGTGTGTACGTAGAAGGTACAGTGACTTCGAGTGGCTGAAAAATGAACTCGAGAGAGACAGTAAG ATTGTTGTACCCCCTTTGCCTGGGAAGGCTCTGAAGAGGCAGCTACCCTTCCGTGGAGATGAAGGGATATTTGAGGAATCCTTCATCGAGGAGAGACGAGTTGGGCTTGAACAATTTATTAACAG AATCGCCGGTCATCCACTGGCCCAGAACGAACGCTGCCTTCACATGTTCCTACAGGAGGAAACCATTGACCGAAACTACATTCCTGGAAAAGTACGACAGTAG
- the snx12 gene encoding sorting nexin-12 isoform X4, with product MSEATVADTRRLNAKPQDLTDAYGPPSNFLEIDVYDPQTVGVGRNRFTTYEVRMKESCVRRRYSDFEWLKNELERDSKIVVPPLPGKALKRQLPFRGDEGIFEESFIEERRVGLEQFINRIAGHPLAQNERCLHMFLQEETIDRNYIPGKVRQ from the exons ATGTCCGAAGCTACGGTAGCCGACACTCGTCGGTTAAACGCAAAACCTCAGGACCTCACGGATGCATACGGTCCCCCCAGTAATTTTCTTGAAATAGACGTGTACGACCCTCAGACTGTTGGAGTCGGGCGAAACCGCTTTACTACATACGAAGTGCGAATGAAG GAGTCGTGTGTACGTAGAAGGTACAGTGACTTCGAGTGGCTGAAAAATGAACTCGAGAGAGACAGTAAG ATTGTTGTACCCCCTTTGCCTGGGAAGGCTCTGAAGAGGCAGCTACCCTTCCGTGGAGATGAAGGGATATTTGAGGAATCCTTCATCGAGGAGAGACGAGTTGGGCTTGAACAATTTATTAACAG AATCGCCGGTCATCCACTGGCCCAGAACGAACGCTGCCTTCACATGTTCCTACAGGAGGAAACCATTGACCGAAACTACATTCCTGGAAAAGTACGACAGTAG
- the LOC115829176 gene encoding ras-related protein Rab-39B-like yields the protein MEAIWLYQFRLIVIGDSTVGKSCLIRRFTEGRFAQVSDPTVGVDFFSRLVEIEPGKRIKLQIWDTAGQERFRSITRAYYRNSVGGLLLFDITNRRSFQNVHEWLEEARSHVQPHGIIFLLVGHKCDLEPQRQVTRQEAEKLAAAYGMRYVETSARDAINVEKAFTELTRDIFELVKRGDITIQEGWEGVKSGFVPNVVHSSEEVTKTDRRCYC from the exons ATGGAAGCTATATGGCTGTACCAGTTTCGGCTGATTGTCATTGGCGACTCGACGGTCGGGAAATCATGCCTGATTCGACGCTTCACAGAGGGACGATTCGCACAAGTGTCCGACCCGACCGTTGGAGTGGACTTCTTTTCCCGCCTTGTGGAGATAGAGCCTGGAAAACGCATTAAACTTCAGATTTGGGATACAGCTGGTCAAGAGAGATTcag GTCCATCACTAGAGCCTATTACCGAAACTCGGTCGGAGGCCTGCTGCTTTTCGACATCACCAACCGCCGCTCCTTCCAGAACGTTCACGAGTGGCTGGAGGAGGCGCGGAGTCACGTGCAGCCCCACGGCATCATCTTCCTCCTGGTGGGTCACAAGTGCGACCTCGAGCCCCAGCGGCAGGTGACCCGGCAAGAGGCCGAGAAGCTGGCGGCCGCGTACGGCATGCGCTACGTGGAGACGTCGGCGCGCGACGCCATCAACGTCGAGAAGGCTTTCACCGAGCTGACGCGCGACATATTCGAGCTGGTCAAACGAGGCGACATCACCATCCAGGAGGGCTGGGAGGGGGTGAAGAGCGGGTTTGTGCCCAACGTGGTGCACTCGTCCGAGGAGGTGACCAAGACCGACCGCCGCTGCTACTGCTGA
- the snx12 gene encoding sorting nexin-12 isoform X2 — translation MSEATVADTRRLNAKPQDLTDAYGPPSNFLEIDVYDPQTVGVGRNRFTTYEVRMKTNLPIFKLKESCVRRRYSDFEWLKNELERDSKIVVPPLPGKALKRQLPFRGDEGIFEESFIEERRVGLEQFINRIAGHPLAQNERCLHMFLQEETIDRNYIPGKV, via the exons ATGTCCGAAGCTACGGTAGCCGACACTCGTCGGTTAAACGCAAAACCTCAGGACCTCACGGATGCATACGGTCCCCCCAGTAATTTTCTTGAAATAGACGTGTACGACCCTCAGACTGTTGGAGTCGGGCGAAACCGCTTTACTACATACGAAGTGCGAATGAAG ACAAACCTCCCCATTTTCAAGCTAAAGGAGTCGTGTGTACGTAGAAGGTACAGTGACTTCGAGTGGCTGAAAAATGAACTCGAGAGAGACAGTAAG ATTGTTGTACCCCCTTTGCCTGGGAAGGCTCTGAAGAGGCAGCTACCCTTCCGTGGAGATGAAGGGATATTTGAGGAATCCTTCATCGAGGAGAGACGAGTTGGGCTTGAACAATTTATTAACAG AATCGCCGGTCATCCACTGGCCCAGAACGAACGCTGCCTTCACATGTTCCTACAGGAGGAAACCATTGACCGAAACTACATTCCTGGAAAA gtATGA
- the slc7a3a gene encoding solute carrier family 7, member 3: protein MVDKMASFGRMLLRRRALDCSGEETRFARCLSTLDLVALGVGSTLGAGVYVLAGEVAREKAGPAIVLCFLVAALSSMLAGLCYAEFGARVPKTGSAYLYSYVTVGEIWAFITGWNLILSYVIGTASVARAWSSTFDNLVEQKISSFFRACMAMRVPGNVLAEYPDLFALILVLLLTGLLAFGVSESALVNKIFTGINLVVLGFVIISGFVKGNTANWNLTLEDFLNSTNATAEMIPENFGKGGFAPFGIGGILSGAATCFYAFVGFDCIATTSEEAKNPMRSIPVGIVASLLICFFAYFGVSAALTLMMPYYILNTQSPLPEAFSYVGWAPARYIVAVGSLCALSTSLLGSMFPMPRVIYAMAEDGLLFRSLSNMNKRTKTPALATVVSGIVAALMAFLFDLGALVDLMSIGTLLAYSLVAVCVLILRYQPGTLSSSSQTEKLVELVGGEKVAVNGDSGDEYGVEFEDRPQREKFSPKLLLVPSQETPTKTSGTIVYATTAVVSVLITLLCVVLAGCVTELSEGQPVWVTICAVLASLCFACVIIIWRQPESKEPLNFKVPLLPWLPLFSIFVNVYLMMQLDLATWCRFAVWMGIGFLIYFLYGIRHSTEAMNSSSHKYDSGLETKSPIYRGGHESDAEAVSP, encoded by the exons atgGTGGACAAAATGGCGTCTTTTGGGCGCATGCTGCTGCGTCGTCGGGCCCTGGACTGTTCGGGGGAGGAGACGCGATTCGCTCGTTGCCTCTCCACGCTTGACCTGGTCGCCCTGGGGGTTGGTTCAACACTGGGCGCCGGAGTCTACGTGCTTGCGGGTGAGGTggcgagagagaaagcaggaccGGCCATCGTCCTTTGCTTCCTGGTGGCTGCGCTGTCGTCCATGCTAGCAGGGCTTTGCTACGCGGAGTTTGGCGCCCGCGTGCCGAAGACTGGCTCAGCATACCTCTACAGTTACGTGACAGTGGGCGAGATCTGGGCTTTCATCACCGGATGGAATCTTATACTGTCCTACGTCATAG GAACCGCCAGCGTGGCTCGGGCCTGGAGCTCCACCTTCGATAATCTGGTGGAACAGAAGATTTCCAGCTTCTTCCGGGCTTGCATGGCGATGAGGGTTCCCGGCAATGTCTTGGCCGAATACCCAGATCTGTTTGCCCTCATTCTTGTGCTGTTACTCACCG GTCTCCTCGCGTTCGGTGTTAGCGAGTCCGCCCTGGTCAATAAAATCTTCACAGGCATCAACCTGGTGGTGCTGGGCTTCGTCATCATCTCCGGCTTTGTGAAGGGTAACACTGCCAACTGGAACCTCACGCTGGAGGACTTCCTCAACAGCACCAACGCCACCGCGGA aaTGATACCGGAGAATTTTGGCAAAGGCGGCTTCGCTCCATTCGGCATTGGCGGCATCCTGTCAGGAGCTGCCACCTGTTTCTACGCGTTCGTGGGCTTCGACTGCATCGCCACCACCA GTGAAGAGGCGAAAAACCCCATGAGGTCCATCCCCGTGGGTATCGTGGCGTCTCTGCTCATCTGTTTCTTCGCCTATTTCGGGGTTTCGGCCGCCCTCACCCTCATGATGCCCTATTACATACTGAACACCCAGAGTCCCCTGCCCGAAGCCTTCAGCTACGTTGGCTGGGCGCCGGCCAGATACATCGTGGCGGTGGGCTCCCTCTGCGCTTTGTCTACCAG CCTTCTCGGCTCCATGTTCCCCATGCCGAGGGTCATCTACGCCATGGCGGAGGACGGACTGCTGTTTCGTTCCCTGTCCAACATGAACAAACGCACCAAAACCCCAGCGCTGGCCACCGTGGTGTCGGGCATCGTCGCAG CTCTAATGGCCTTCCTGTTTGACCTGGGCGCCCTCGTTGACCTCATGTCTATCGGAACGCTGTTGGCCTATTCTttggtggctgtgtgtgttctcattctGAG GTACCAGCCCGGCACCCTGAGCTCGTCCAGCCAGACGGAGAAGCTGGTGGAACTGGTCGGGGGGGAGAAGGTAGCGGTGAACGGGGACAGCGGTGATGAGTACGGGGTTGAGTTTGAAGACAGGCCCCAGAGAGAAAAGTTCTCCCCAAAGCTGCTGCTCGTTCCCAGCCAAGAGACGCCAACCAAGACGTCTGGAACCATCGTCTACGCCACCACCGCTGTCGTCT CCGTGTTGatcactctgctctgtgtggTGCTGGCCGGGTGTGTGACGGAGCTGTCTGAAGGTCAGCCCGTGTGGGTGACGATCTGCGCTGTGctggcttctctctgtttcGCTTGTGTCATCATCATCTGGAGACAGCCCGAGAGCAAGGAGCCACTCAACTTCAAG GTGCCTTTGTTACCATGGTTACCCCTTTTCAGTATCTTTGTAAACGTCTACCTCATGATGCAGTTGGACCTGGCGACGTGGTGCCGTTTCGCTGTGTGGATGGGCATTG GTTTTTTGATCTACTTCTTATACGGTATTCGGCACAGCACAGAGGCGATGAACAGTTCTTCCCACAAATACGACTCTGGCCTGGAGACCAAAAGCCCTATTTACAGAGGCGGACATGAGAGTGACGCCGAAGCCGTCTCACCGTAA